One window from the genome of Pelodictyon luteolum DSM 273 encodes:
- a CDS encoding HD domain-containing protein — protein sequence MIAEHLLFRSDGGFIRIPIWGHIPLSGPLKKIISHPSFLRLKGIRQLSFSQQVYPGATHTRFEHSIGVYHLMKLILQRMLTNPLALSLQGGEFHFDDHNCRLLLAASLLHDIGHYPHAHIIEDQIPVVDGERVFSHHEDLCERFIHEEHPGMPTIADILRLDWKVSPEAVITLIKDGSGSRFGKLISGTLDPDKMDYLMRDAHHCNIPYGSIDIERLIESFVPDPERERFAITEKGIAPLESLMFAKYMMMRNVYWHHTSRSLSAMLRRLLQDIATEGLVAPQALRELFYGNADDRVLFELRELLGDRTHPLQELLQDIIMRRVYKRAITVQPYLEESGEADDRWFAYNNDSTVRRQMEQEICRFLNARHNLSLAGHEVLIDPPSKKDIFDYADLRELRVYPTRSEHVHYSLELEGKYIRFDDLNESVFSSGFILAFERYTKKFRLLCRPDLTGYIVAAREEIMAMMPR from the coding sequence ATGATTGCCGAACATCTCCTATTCCGGTCCGACGGCGGATTCATCCGCATTCCCATCTGGGGGCACATCCCCCTTTCGGGTCCACTGAAAAAGATCATTTCGCACCCCTCGTTCCTCCGCCTGAAGGGGATACGCCAGCTCTCGTTCTCCCAGCAGGTCTATCCGGGAGCCACCCATACCCGCTTCGAGCATTCCATCGGGGTCTACCACCTGATGAAGCTGATCCTGCAGCGCATGCTGACCAACCCCCTGGCCCTCAGCCTGCAGGGGGGGGAGTTCCATTTCGACGACCACAACTGCCGACTGCTGCTCGCAGCAAGCCTCCTGCACGACATCGGCCATTACCCCCACGCCCATATCATTGAGGACCAGATTCCCGTTGTCGACGGCGAAAGGGTCTTTTCGCACCATGAGGACCTTTGCGAGCGCTTCATACACGAGGAGCACCCCGGCATGCCGACGATCGCCGATATTCTCCGTCTGGACTGGAAGGTCTCGCCCGAAGCCGTCATTACCCTGATCAAAGACGGGTCGGGAAGCCGGTTCGGCAAGCTCATCAGCGGCACGCTCGATCCCGACAAGATGGACTACCTGATGCGCGACGCGCACCACTGCAACATCCCCTACGGCAGCATAGACATCGAGCGGCTGATAGAATCGTTCGTACCCGACCCGGAGCGCGAACGGTTCGCCATCACCGAAAAAGGCATCGCCCCGCTCGAGAGCCTCATGTTCGCAAAGTACATGATGATGCGCAACGTCTACTGGCACCACACCAGCCGGTCGCTCTCGGCCATGCTGCGCCGCCTCCTGCAGGACATCGCCACCGAGGGGCTGGTTGCGCCGCAGGCTCTCCGGGAGCTGTTCTACGGGAACGCCGATGACCGGGTGCTCTTTGAGCTGCGCGAACTGCTCGGCGACCGGACCCATCCGCTGCAGGAGCTGCTCCAGGACATCATCATGCGCAGGGTATACAAGCGGGCCATCACCGTGCAGCCTTACCTTGAGGAGTCCGGAGAGGCCGATGATCGCTGGTTCGCCTACAACAACGACAGCACCGTGCGCCGCCAGATGGAGCAGGAGATCTGCCGGTTCCTGAACGCACGCCACAACCTCTCGCTTGCCGGCCACGAGGTGCTCATCGATCCCCCCTCGAAAAAGGATATCTTCGACTATGCCGACCTTCGCGAACTCAGGGTCTACCCCACCCGGTCCGAACATGTCCACTATTCGCTCGAGCTCGAGGGAAAGTACATCCGCTTCGACGACCTCAACGAATCAGTCTTCAGCTCCGGCTTCATCCTGGCGTTCGAGCGCTATACGAAAAAGTTCCGCCTCCTCTGCCGCCCCGACCTCACCGGGTACATCGTTGCCGCACGCGAGGAGATCATGGCGATGATGCCGCGCTGA
- a CDS encoding TM2 domain-containing protein: MAIQPDEKYCTECGALINRKAEICPKCGIRQTPAPFTSSLGAIAPNGRSRLAAALFALFLGSLGIHKFYLGSIGWGIMYILFCWTGIPTIVGFIEGVLLLIMSEETFNMKYGGSYGGS; the protein is encoded by the coding sequence ATGGCAATACAACCCGACGAAAAGTACTGCACCGAATGCGGAGCGCTGATCAACCGGAAAGCTGAGATCTGCCCGAAATGCGGCATTCGCCAGACCCCGGCCCCATTCACCTCGAGCCTTGGAGCGATCGCACCGAACGGGAGGAGCAGGCTTGCCGCCGCCCTCTTCGCCCTCTTTCTCGGCAGCCTCGGCATCCACAAGTTCTATCTCGGCAGCATCGGCTGGGGCATCATGTACATCCTCTTCTGCTGGACCGGCATACCCACCATCGTCGGATTCATCGAGGGCGTTCTCCTGCTCATCATGAGCGAAGAGACGTTCAACATGAAGTATGGCGGATCGTATGGCGGATCCTGA
- a CDS encoding gamma carbonic anhydrase family protein → MGKVMPYKGVWPEVHETVFMTDGSYVIGDVKIGADSSLWFNAVVRGDVCPIRIGERTSVQDNVTLHVTHDTGPLEIGSNVTIGHGATLHACTVRDYVLIGMGATLLDDCVVEPWSIVAAGALVRQGFRVPSGMLVAGVPAKVMRPITEEERRNIEESPENYVRYAAHYREGRVLSQAVDR, encoded by the coding sequence ATGGGCAAGGTGATGCCGTACAAAGGGGTATGGCCGGAGGTGCATGAAACGGTGTTCATGACCGACGGCTCGTATGTGATCGGGGATGTGAAGATCGGGGCGGATTCGAGTCTCTGGTTCAATGCCGTGGTGCGCGGGGATGTCTGCCCGATCCGTATCGGGGAGCGTACGAGCGTGCAGGACAACGTAACGCTGCATGTGACCCACGATACCGGACCGCTTGAGATCGGCAGCAACGTCACCATCGGTCACGGTGCGACCCTGCACGCCTGTACGGTCCGGGACTATGTGCTGATCGGCATGGGCGCCACCCTGCTCGACGACTGCGTTGTGGAGCCCTGGTCGATCGTGGCTGCCGGTGCGCTCGTGCGACAGGGGTTCCGGGTGCCTTCCGGGATGCTGGTAGCAGGCGTGCCGGCCAAGGTCATGCGTCCGATCACCGAGGAGGAGAGGCGGAACATCGAGGAGTCGCCCGAGAACTATGTGCGCTATGCGGCCCACTACCGCGAGGGCAGGGTGCTCTCTCAGGCGGTGGATCGATAG
- a CDS encoding universal stress protein — protein MIIRQIAVAIDCSPHSIASIKAARELAERMQADIQGIFVEDSNLFSLAELPFSSEIRPYSHEPRAIEPAELERAVRLQAEKAEAALLSAIGNSTLRHSFSIRRGLVPEEVVEAALECDLLVLGRSGKSPTCRRGLGSTAQKALVEGKKPMLFMRHGVSATKGPFITLYDGSEGAEKALQAALFLTPEGALLHVLILEADPEEAARMEASIREQESERAETMEFHNLRGADAKTLVRFIRMVDSGLVVLCEEMRMAKEDIRELISELDYPVLLV, from the coding sequence ATGATCATCCGTCAGATCGCGGTCGCCATAGACTGTTCGCCGCACAGCATAGCTTCAATCAAGGCCGCAAGGGAACTGGCCGAACGCATGCAGGCCGATATTCAGGGCATCTTCGTCGAAGACTCCAACCTGTTCAGTCTTGCCGAGCTCCCGTTCAGCAGTGAAATCCGCCCATACAGCCACGAGCCCCGGGCAATCGAGCCCGCAGAACTTGAACGGGCTGTGCGGCTGCAGGCAGAAAAAGCCGAAGCGGCGCTTCTGTCGGCCATCGGGAACTCCACCCTCCGCCACTCGTTCAGTATACGCAGGGGGCTGGTGCCCGAAGAGGTTGTAGAGGCCGCCCTGGAATGCGACCTGTTGGTACTCGGCAGAAGCGGCAAGTCGCCAACCTGCCGCAGGGGGCTGGGCTCAACAGCACAAAAAGCGCTCGTTGAGGGCAAAAAGCCGATGCTCTTCATGCGCCATGGAGTGTCAGCAACCAAGGGACCGTTCATCACCCTCTACGACGGGTCTGAAGGAGCTGAAAAGGCGCTGCAGGCGGCTCTTTTCCTGACGCCGGAAGGGGCGCTGCTGCATGTACTCATCCTTGAGGCAGACCCTGAAGAGGCAGCGCGAATGGAGGCGTCGATTCGGGAGCAGGAGTCCGAGAGAGCGGAGACAATGGAGTTCCACAACCTGAGGGGAGCGGATGCGAAAACGCTTGTCCGCTTCATCCGCATGGTCGACTCTGGACTCGTTGTCCTCTGTGAGGAGATGCGGATGGCAAAGGAGGATATACGGGAGCTCATAAGCGAGCTGGACTATCCTGTCCTACTGGTATAG
- a CDS encoding TrmH family RNA methyltransferase, whose protein sequence is MKNRALPEVSRALLKRIARLQQRKYRDREGLFIAEGLRTVRELLGQMAGADMLDCLICTAEGLAFFPESSIYSGSLFLASEDDFNRVAGTSSPQGVLGVFRQPVFPLPYERPYSGRALLVALDEVQDPGNAGTILRTAAWLGADGLLAGPGTVDLYNAKTVRSSAGSLLGMPHTRAGDLPAALRQLQKAGFKVICSSLEGEDFRSGGAWPERTVLVVGNEANGVGPEVRVLADRLVKIPHGRGPARVESLNAAVSAAILMERILL, encoded by the coding sequence GTGAAGAACCGCGCCTTGCCGGAAGTGAGCCGTGCTCTTCTTAAACGCATCGCCCGGCTCCAGCAACGAAAATACCGCGACCGGGAAGGGCTTTTCATCGCTGAAGGGCTTCGCACGGTGCGTGAGCTGCTCGGGCAGATGGCCGGAGCCGATATGCTCGACTGCCTCATCTGCACCGCCGAAGGGCTCGCATTCTTCCCTGAGTCCTCCATCTACAGCGGATCACTCTTTCTGGCCTCTGAGGACGATTTTAACCGGGTGGCCGGCACCAGTTCACCCCAGGGCGTGCTCGGTGTGTTCCGCCAGCCGGTCTTCCCCCTTCCGTATGAACGGCCGTATTCCGGCCGGGCACTTCTTGTGGCGCTTGATGAAGTACAGGATCCCGGCAACGCCGGCACGATCCTCCGTACAGCTGCGTGGCTCGGGGCGGACGGACTGCTTGCAGGGCCGGGAACGGTCGATCTCTACAACGCCAAAACCGTCCGGTCATCGGCCGGCAGCCTGCTCGGCATGCCGCATACCCGTGCCGGGGATCTCCCGGCGGCGCTTCGTCAGCTGCAGAAAGCGGGGTTCAAGGTCATCTGTTCTTCTCTTGAAGGAGAGGATTTCAGGAGCGGGGGGGCGTGGCCGGAACGGACGGTGCTCGTGGTCGGCAACGAGGCCAACGGCGTGGGGCCGGAAGTGCGCGTTCTGGCGGACCGCCTGGTGAAAATTCCGCACGGCAGGGGACCGGCACGGGTCGAGTCGCTCAATGCGGCCGTATCGGCGGCGATCCTCATGGAACGGATCCTGCTTTAG
- a CDS encoding peptidase U32 family protein, whose translation MAREHTTTKKRPELIAPAGSHAAMQAALRAGADAVYFGTEGCNMRAGSESFTPTDFPAIRKLADSHGARAYLTLNTTVYDSELPMIKSYVAAAKSAGLDAVICWDMAVIDACRRESMPFHLSTQASVSNTAAIRYFAAQGATMIVPARELTLQQVQRLTTMVEEERLPLKIECFVHGAMCVAVSGRCFLSQELFGKSANRGECVQPCRRSYIVTDPEEGVSLELGSDYVMSPKDLSAVEFLDRLMDAGIGAFKIEGRSRSPEYVQTVTSAYRRALDCCISERSDPGFRARYSALTAELKEELRTVYNRGFSDGFYFGRPLEAWSKSYGSQALERKTYLGKVVKYYPKAGVAEILIQAGKLTAGGKLSIQGPVTGVETFTPESFRTNDVEGSPTATKGDTITLRCPKVRKNDAVYLLEERR comes from the coding sequence ATGGCCCGAGAGCACACCACAACAAAAAAGCGCCCTGAACTGATCGCCCCGGCCGGCAGCCACGCCGCCATGCAGGCCGCATTGAGGGCGGGCGCGGACGCAGTGTATTTCGGCACCGAGGGCTGCAACATGCGTGCCGGGAGCGAAAGCTTCACGCCCACAGACTTTCCCGCCATCCGCAAGCTGGCCGACAGCCACGGCGCCAGAGCCTACCTTACGCTGAATACCACCGTCTACGACAGCGAGCTGCCGATGATCAAAAGCTACGTTGCCGCCGCGAAATCGGCAGGCCTCGACGCCGTCATCTGCTGGGACATGGCCGTCATCGACGCCTGCCGGCGGGAGAGCATGCCGTTCCATCTCTCGACACAGGCCTCGGTAAGCAACACCGCCGCCATCCGGTACTTTGCCGCACAGGGCGCCACCATGATAGTCCCTGCCCGGGAGCTCACCCTGCAGCAGGTCCAGCGTCTTACCACAATGGTGGAGGAGGAACGGCTACCGCTCAAGATTGAGTGCTTCGTGCACGGGGCGATGTGCGTTGCCGTCTCAGGCCGCTGCTTCCTGTCGCAGGAGCTGTTCGGCAAGTCGGCGAACCGGGGGGAATGCGTACAGCCCTGCAGAAGAAGCTACATCGTCACCGACCCGGAAGAGGGTGTCAGCCTCGAACTCGGCAGCGACTACGTCATGAGCCCGAAGGACCTCTCGGCCGTCGAATTTCTTGACCGGCTGATGGATGCCGGCATCGGCGCGTTCAAGATAGAGGGAAGAAGCCGCAGCCCCGAATACGTGCAGACGGTAACGTCCGCATACCGCAGGGCGCTGGACTGCTGCATCAGCGAACGTAGCGACCCGGGTTTCAGGGCACGCTACAGCGCGCTCACGGCTGAACTGAAGGAGGAACTCAGAACGGTGTACAACCGGGGATTTTCCGACGGGTTCTACTTCGGCCGGCCGCTCGAAGCCTGGTCAAAGTCCTACGGGTCGCAGGCACTTGAACGCAAAACCTATCTCGGCAAGGTGGTGAAATACTATCCAAAGGCGGGAGTAGCTGAAATCCTGATCCAGGCAGGCAAGCTTACGGCGGGGGGAAAACTCTCGATACAGGGCCCCGTCACCGGCGTGGAAACCTTCACTCCTGAAAGCTTCCGCACCAATGACGTGGAAGGCTCACCCACTGCGACGAAAGGCGACACCATCACCCTGCGATGCCCAAAAGTCCGAAAAAACGACGCCGTCTACCTGCTGGAAGAACGGCGTTGA
- a CDS encoding protoporphyrinogen/coproporphyrinogen oxidase has translation MMEHDVVIVGGGISGLSMAFYCAEAGMRPLLLEQNAEAGGSFASPRYEIGRKTFWLEMGAHTCYSSYQNLLGIVEACGMMGDIIPRAKVPFSLFIDGKVKSLVSSLHIGELLLSAPNIFKLKKEDQSVRSYYEKIVGKRNYDEVIRHFFNAVPSQPTDDFPADMMFKSRPKRKDVLKNYTFRDGLQSVARSIAGRKGITVATDSEVTLVRHEGGNYRVTTAGGEEYAAARLVLATPSAVSSKLLEGMEPELSRHLSVLKAAEVDSIGVIVRKDVVALKPVAALISPNDVFYSVVSRDTVPDDHFRGFSFHFRPGLPEKQKKTRIMEVLGIPMAKMEHINVKTNTVPSLRLGHRQWLEKTDALLKAKKGLGLSGNYFGGMAIEDCVSRSKSEFERMRG, from the coding sequence ATGATGGAACATGATGTAGTGATCGTCGGAGGTGGTATCAGCGGCTTGAGCATGGCGTTTTACTGTGCCGAGGCCGGTATGCGGCCTCTTCTGCTTGAACAGAATGCTGAAGCGGGCGGCTCATTCGCCTCCCCCCGCTACGAGATCGGCAGAAAGACGTTCTGGCTCGAGATGGGCGCACACACCTGCTACAGCTCCTACCAGAACCTGCTCGGTATCGTCGAAGCCTGCGGTATGATGGGGGATATCATTCCCCGGGCCAAGGTGCCATTCTCGCTCTTCATCGACGGCAAGGTGAAGTCCCTCGTTTCTTCGCTCCACATCGGCGAACTGCTGCTCTCGGCCCCGAACATCTTCAAGCTTAAAAAAGAGGACCAGAGCGTCCGCTCCTATTACGAGAAAATCGTCGGCAAAAGGAACTACGACGAGGTGATCCGCCACTTCTTCAACGCTGTTCCCTCGCAGCCCACCGACGACTTTCCCGCCGACATGATGTTCAAGAGCCGTCCGAAACGCAAAGACGTATTGAAAAACTATACTTTCCGCGATGGCCTCCAGAGTGTCGCCCGCTCGATTGCCGGCCGGAAGGGCATCACGGTTGCCACGGACAGCGAAGTCACCCTTGTGCGCCATGAGGGAGGAAACTACCGGGTCACCACCGCGGGAGGAGAGGAATATGCCGCGGCGAGACTTGTGCTGGCCACCCCGTCGGCAGTCTCCTCGAAGCTGCTTGAAGGCATGGAGCCGGAGCTGTCGCGCCACCTTTCGGTGCTCAAAGCTGCTGAAGTCGACTCCATCGGCGTCATCGTCCGTAAGGACGTGGTTGCCTTGAAGCCGGTTGCCGCGCTGATTTCCCCTAATGACGTGTTCTATTCGGTCGTGTCGCGCGACACGGTGCCGGATGATCATTTCAGGGGCTTCTCGTTCCATTTCAGGCCGGGCCTTCCGGAGAAGCAGAAGAAGACCCGCATCATGGAGGTGCTCGGCATCCCGATGGCCAAAATGGAGCATATCAATGTGAAGACGAACACGGTGCCTTCGCTCCGCCTCGGCCACCGCCAGTGGCTCGAAAAAACTGACGCCCTGCTCAAAGCCAAGAAAGGTCTCGGCCTGTCGGGCAACTATTTCGGTGGCATGGCCATCGAAGACTGCGTCAGCCGCTCAAAGAGTGAATTCGAACGGATGAGGGGATAG
- a CDS encoding mechanosensitive ion channel family protein, with product MEVFLKSWQSVEGGYLLPALLVLSAILLYFGANTVFGRVVRNIRRSVRGTGLPVEVAAAPFRLLVELAGITLLLHYLPLPEGLLPVLKHLLIILAIISSAWFMMRLLIVLERFVLLHYESKTLENSAARRKVATHASLARKILNVILVVLALSSVLMTFDTVRQVGVSILASAGIAGVIMGFAAQKSLATLIAGVQIAITQPISIDDVVVVEKEWGKIEEITLTYVVVNIWDQRRLIVPISRFIDQPFENWSRVSAELLGTVFFYVDYAIPVEELRSELERIVSSTPLWDKRVVKLHVTNTSDRSLEVRALMSARNSSDAWELRCLVREEMIGFIRENYPGGLPRVRMEMDQGGAAALGI from the coding sequence GTGGAAGTGTTTCTGAAAAGCTGGCAGAGCGTTGAGGGTGGTTACCTCTTGCCGGCCCTGCTGGTTCTTTCCGCCATCCTGCTCTATTTCGGTGCGAACACGGTGTTCGGGCGGGTTGTCCGCAACATCCGCCGGTCGGTCAGGGGTACCGGCCTGCCGGTGGAGGTGGCCGCCGCCCCGTTCCGGCTGCTTGTGGAGCTTGCCGGCATAACGCTCCTGCTCCATTACCTGCCGCTGCCCGAAGGGCTGTTGCCGGTGCTCAAGCACCTCCTTATCATTCTCGCCATCATCTCCTCGGCCTGGTTCATGATGCGCCTGCTGATAGTGCTTGAGCGCTTTGTCCTGCTCCATTACGAGTCGAAAACCCTTGAAAACAGCGCTGCACGACGCAAGGTCGCGACCCATGCGAGCCTTGCCCGGAAGATCCTCAATGTGATTCTGGTGGTTCTTGCCCTCTCCTCCGTCCTCATGACCTTCGATACGGTCCGCCAGGTCGGAGTGAGCATCCTCGCATCTGCCGGCATTGCCGGTGTCATCATGGGCTTTGCAGCCCAGAAAAGCCTTGCCACCCTCATTGCCGGCGTGCAGATTGCCATCACCCAGCCCATCAGCATCGATGACGTGGTCGTCGTGGAGAAAGAGTGGGGAAAGATCGAGGAAATCACCCTCACCTACGTGGTGGTGAATATCTGGGATCAGCGCCGCCTGATCGTTCCGATCAGCCGCTTTATCGACCAGCCGTTCGAGAACTGGTCGAGGGTCTCTGCTGAACTGCTCGGAACGGTGTTCTTCTACGTTGATTATGCCATACCCGTCGAGGAACTGCGCAGCGAGCTGGAGCGCATCGTTTCCTCTACACCGCTCTGGGATAAGCGGGTGGTGAAACTGCATGTGACGAATACGTCGGACCGCTCGCTGGAGGTTCGTGCCCTCATGAGCGCCAGAAACTCTTCGGACGCATGGGAGCTTCGCTGCCTGGTCCGTGAAGAGATGATCGGTTTCATCAGGGAAAACTACCCGGGAGGCCTGCCGAGAGTCAGAATGGAGATGGATCAGGGAGGCGCGGCCGCCCTCGGGATATAA
- a CDS encoding FKBP-type peptidyl-prolyl cis-trans isomerase, which yields MAQAKTGDKVKIHYTGTLSDGSVFDTSADRDPLEFTLGGGQVIPGFDTAVIDMAPGEVKVQVIPVEEAYGPHSVELVTDVQRDRFPPDMELEIGQQLQVGLADGQQAIVMIVDLKEDAVTLDANHPLAGQELTFEIELVEIL from the coding sequence ATGGCACAGGCCAAAACAGGAGATAAAGTAAAAATACATTATACCGGCACACTCAGCGACGGATCGGTGTTTGATACCTCTGCCGATCGTGATCCGCTGGAGTTCACCCTCGGCGGCGGGCAGGTTATTCCCGGTTTTGATACCGCGGTCATCGATATGGCGCCGGGCGAGGTGAAGGTACAGGTCATTCCGGTCGAGGAGGCTTACGGCCCGCATAGCGTAGAGCTGGTCACAGACGTGCAGCGTGATCGCTTCCCACCGGACATGGAGCTTGAAATCGGCCAGCAGCTGCAGGTCGGTCTTGCCGACGGCCAGCAGGCCATCGTGATGATCGTGGACCTGAAAGAGGATGCCGTGACGCTTGATGCCAACCACCCGCTTGCAGGCCAGGAGCTTACCTTCGAGATCGAACTGGTCGAGATCCTCTAA
- the lptB gene encoding LPS export ABC transporter ATP-binding protein yields MSATLSCTGLQKSYNKHLVVRDSNIAVSQGEIVGLLGPNGAGKTTTFYMIVGLVRPDRGDVFLDSRNITKEPMYKRARLGIGYLPQEASVFRNMTVEENILAVLEFTDMPKARQQEKTDMMLEDLGISAIRKSMGYALSGGERRRTEIARALALDPKFILFDEPFAGVDPIAVEDIQQIVEGLVKRNIGVLITDHNVHETLSITNHAYLLFDGSLFMHGTPEEIASHPEVRRMYLGEKFSLERY; encoded by the coding sequence ATGAGCGCAACCCTCAGCTGCACCGGACTGCAGAAATCCTACAACAAGCACCTGGTCGTCAGGGACTCGAACATCGCAGTCAGCCAGGGCGAGATCGTGGGGCTGCTCGGGCCGAACGGCGCCGGCAAGACCACCACCTTCTACATGATCGTCGGTCTCGTCCGTCCCGATCGGGGTGACGTATTCCTGGACAGCCGGAACATCACCAAGGAGCCGATGTACAAACGCGCACGGCTCGGCATCGGCTATCTGCCGCAGGAGGCATCCGTTTTCCGGAATATGACGGTCGAGGAGAACATCCTCGCCGTGCTGGAGTTCACCGACATGCCGAAAGCCCGGCAGCAGGAAAAAACCGACATGATGCTTGAGGACCTCGGCATCTCGGCCATCCGCAAGAGCATGGGCTACGCGCTCTCCGGCGGAGAGCGGCGCAGGACGGAAATCGCCCGTGCCTTAGCGCTCGACCCGAAGTTCATACTCTTCGACGAACCCTTCGCCGGCGTCGATCCGATTGCTGTCGAGGACATCCAGCAGATCGTCGAAGGCCTGGTGAAACGCAACATCGGCGTCCTCATCACCGACCACAACGTGCACGAAACGCTCTCCATCACAAATCACGCCTACCTGCTCTTCGACGGGAGCCTCTTCATGCACGGCACCCCGGAAGAGATCGCCAGCCATCCGGAAGTGAGAAGAATGTACCTCGGCGAAAAATTCAGTCTTGAGCGGTACTGA